In the genome of Bacteroidota bacterium, one region contains:
- a CDS encoding serine/threonine-protein kinase, with translation MPFTIEATVSESSTTRVFRAFDETLHRRVLLKVLHRHLAHDEQLRERFVREARACAALRSEHIVQVYDLTEVEGAPAIVMEFVDGRSLKELIEEGSERTFALASKTALHVLRGLSVAHAQGIIHRDIKPGNIMVATNGTIKVSDFGLARLAVSSTMTTEGILVGTPAYLAPEQIRGEQPDARADLFSLGATVIEVLCGERLFEGTTYAECLNKVSSFRIEMLDRFAQISSAEFISFVKRLMHPDKEQRFRSAGEALAAFHDDRSSVRPPSNPVRRPKWFLQPVPVLAALVVAAAVLYGINGINSFSRNPSPASRTQHDSSIAANIDAAKRSTPATNPAITPSAGTTAPRKERTSTEDQSIRPLANAASRNVDSGSVSITSTPWAKVYIDSEFIGETPFDKPVTLSAGSHTVVFTHPSFEPVIKAVTVSGKTALRLDCDFLTSAGFLSCTATPWADVYIDDVYRDTTPLTKAIVLSSGKHEIRFHNPAFNDIHREVTIAAHDTLRLSVSFPL, from the coding sequence ATGCCGTTTACGATTGAAGCGACGGTGAGCGAAAGCAGTACCACGCGGGTCTTTCGGGCGTTCGATGAGACCCTTCACAGACGCGTCTTGCTCAAGGTCTTGCACAGGCATTTGGCGCACGACGAACAACTGCGGGAACGGTTCGTGCGCGAAGCAAGGGCGTGCGCCGCACTCCGGTCGGAACATATCGTCCAGGTGTACGACCTCACGGAAGTCGAAGGGGCGCCGGCCATCGTGATGGAGTTCGTCGACGGGAGATCGCTGAAGGAACTGATCGAAGAGGGATCAGAACGGACGTTTGCGCTTGCGTCGAAAACAGCCCTTCATGTTCTTCGCGGTCTCAGCGTTGCCCATGCACAGGGCATTATCCACCGCGACATCAAACCCGGCAATATCATGGTAGCGACGAACGGGACGATCAAGGTGAGCGATTTCGGCCTCGCCCGTCTCGCCGTTTCTTCCACGATGACGACTGAAGGGATCTTGGTCGGAACCCCGGCCTATCTTGCGCCAGAGCAGATCCGCGGCGAGCAGCCGGATGCCCGTGCGGACCTGTTCTCCCTCGGCGCGACGGTGATTGAAGTGCTTTGCGGGGAGCGGTTATTCGAAGGGACGACGTACGCGGAATGTCTGAACAAAGTCAGCTCATTCAGAATAGAGATGCTCGATCGGTTTGCTCAAATTTCTTCCGCCGAATTTATTTCCTTTGTAAAGCGGCTGATGCATCCCGACAAAGAGCAGCGGTTCAGGTCGGCGGGAGAAGCCCTGGCGGCGTTTCATGATGATCGTTCAAGCGTTCGTCCTCCTTCCAACCCTGTTCGGCGGCCGAAATGGTTCCTTCAGCCAGTTCCGGTCCTTGCAGCTCTGGTTGTTGCGGCGGCCGTTCTCTACGGAATCAATGGGATCAATTCCTTCTCGCGCAATCCGTCCCCCGCTTCCCGTACACAACATGACAGCTCAATTGCAGCAAATATCGATGCGGCAAAGAGGTCGACGCCAGCGACGAATCCTGCAATAACGCCTTCCGCCGGAACAACCGCCCCGCGAAAAGAAAGAACATCAACGGAAGATCAATCCATAAGACCTTTGGCGAATGCGGCGAGCAGGAACGTTGACTCGGGATCGGTCTCCATTACGAGCACGCCGTGGGCTAAAGTGTACATCGACAGTGAATTCATCGGCGAAACCCCTTTTGATAAACCGGTGACCCTGTCGGCCGGTTCTCATACCGTTGTCTTTACCCATCCTTCATTTGAGCCGGTCATCAAAGCCGTGACCGTCAGCGGGAAAACAGCGCTTCGCCTCGATTGCGATTTTCTGACGAGCGCGGGATTCCTGAGCTGCACAGCGACGCCGTGGGCCGATGTCTACATCGATGATGTCTACCGCGATACAACTCCGCTGACGAAGGCGATCGTCCTTTCTTCCGGAAAACATGAGATTCGTTTTCATAACCCTGCGTTCAATGATATCCACAGAGAAGTAACCATTGCCGCGCACGATACGCTCCGTCTTTCGGTCTCATTCCCATTATGA
- a CDS encoding sigma 54-interacting transcriptional regulator has product MSKEPKNNFEALCEITKSINSILEPVALLEKILEAATAHLNAERGSILLVDEKNERGFSAVAAKNFGSKDSSDEFAASSSVIQQVFSSGNPVLTFDALSDERFESSRSIAAQKILSIICIPLRAGEKVTGVIYLDSSVSRKAFTDESLKFLSVFGHLAAIAIENAQRYASLRDENERLRSEVDSARLFTSMVGKSEAWKRVLAITKRVLDVDAAVLITGESGTGKELIARAVHDGGLRSGKPFVTVNCSAIPEQLLESELFGYVKGAFTGASSDKKGLVEVAEGGTLFLDEVADLPLQLQPKILRLLQEKEYRRVGDTKNRTANIRIIAATNRDMLEEVKGGRLREDLYFRLNVVRIHLPPLRERKEDIPLLASHFVRRAAEAYKRPVENIHPDAMQLLLANQWSGNVREFQNVIERAVVLCSGSQLKKEDFMFDAADRGAMTRSAATLADFERQIIEATLAEMGGNRTRTAEKLGVSLRWLQYRLKKWSGE; this is encoded by the coding sequence GTGTCAAAAGAGCCGAAAAATAATTTTGAAGCGCTCTGCGAGATCACGAAGAGCATCAACTCGATCCTTGAGCCTGTTGCGCTGCTCGAGAAAATACTCGAGGCAGCGACGGCTCATCTGAACGCCGAACGCGGATCCATCCTTCTGGTCGATGAAAAGAACGAGCGCGGTTTTTCGGCCGTTGCGGCGAAGAATTTCGGGTCGAAGGATTCCAGCGATGAGTTTGCAGCCTCATCGTCGGTCATTCAACAGGTGTTTTCATCCGGAAATCCGGTGCTCACCTTCGATGCCCTCAGCGACGAACGGTTCGAATCGTCGAGGAGTATCGCCGCGCAAAAGATCCTCTCAATCATCTGCATCCCCTTAAGGGCGGGCGAGAAGGTAACGGGAGTGATCTATCTGGACAGCAGCGTTTCGCGCAAAGCCTTTACCGATGAGTCGCTTAAATTTCTTAGTGTCTTCGGACACCTTGCGGCCATTGCGATCGAAAACGCGCAACGGTATGCGTCGCTGCGGGATGAAAACGAACGCCTTCGCAGCGAAGTCGATTCTGCCCGCCTGTTCACGTCGATGGTCGGCAAAAGCGAGGCCTGGAAGCGCGTTCTCGCCATCACCAAGCGCGTTCTCGATGTCGATGCGGCCGTGCTCATCACAGGAGAGAGCGGAACCGGCAAGGAGCTTATTGCGCGCGCCGTTCACGACGGCGGATTGCGCAGCGGCAAGCCGTTTGTGACGGTGAACTGTTCTGCGATCCCCGAACAATTGTTGGAAAGCGAATTATTCGGCTACGTGAAAGGGGCATTCACCGGCGCCTCGTCCGACAAGAAAGGGCTGGTCGAAGTGGCCGAGGGGGGGACGTTATTTCTTGACGAAGTTGCCGATCTTCCGCTGCAGCTTCAGCCGAAAATTCTCCGCCTTCTTCAGGAAAAGGAATACCGTCGCGTCGGCGATACGAAAAATCGGACGGCGAACATACGCATTATTGCCGCAACCAACCGCGATATGCTTGAGGAGGTCAAAGGGGGACGATTGCGCGAGGACCTGTACTTCCGGCTCAATGTCGTGCGGATCCATCTTCCCCCCCTTCGCGAAAGAAAGGAAGATATTCCGCTCCTTGCGTCGCATTTTGTACGCCGGGCAGCAGAGGCCTACAAGCGCCCTGTCGAGAACATTCATCCCGACGCCATGCAGTTGCTGCTGGCGAATCAATGGTCGGGGAATGTTCGGGAATTTCAAAATGTCATCGAGCGCGCCGTCGTGCTGTGCAGCGGCAGCCAGTTGAAAAAGGAAGATTTCATGTTCGATGCCGCGGACCGGGGAGCAATGACACGCAGCGCGGCGACGCTGGCTGATTTCGAACGCCAGATCATCGAAGCGACGCTCGCCGAAATGGGGGGGAACAGGACACGGACAGCAGAAAAACTCGGCGTCTCCCTCCGATGGCTGCAATACCGGCTGAAAAAATGGAGCGGTGAATAA
- a CDS encoding carboxypeptidase-like regulatory domain-containing protein → MVISLSLLLCACSDAPRDNPLDPQSPRYQGNAMVGGNVYVLDQNSPVGQARVTCVENGLSVLTDSNGVFQFTKIDVGSLTFVCTKTGFAPDTSKIVLQAGSPQQISFGLNGYPYIVSQRILTRKIDQYYPSPQYFVDVSASVSDPNGIEDVDSVWFVVDSTRFVMVYSPTTNMFQTTIYKYSFPTNTIQWLVGKPLTIESTDRSRALGVGSPFYVTRIIEDEATPVYPSSLNNDTTGSLPMLKWTPPNVTYNFSYTLVISLVNSGTEQVWWTYSGYGSIYQQLQFPSDSTTQPLQAGNYVWTIAVVDDFGNYSRSKESSFVVK, encoded by the coding sequence ATGGTCATCAGCCTTTCCCTGCTCCTTTGCGCTTGTTCCGACGCGCCGAGGGACAATCCGCTTGATCCTCAGTCGCCCCGGTACCAGGGGAATGCGATGGTGGGCGGAAACGTGTATGTGCTTGACCAAAACTCTCCGGTCGGTCAGGCGAGAGTGACATGTGTTGAAAACGGCCTTTCCGTCCTTACCGATTCGAACGGCGTTTTCCAGTTCACCAAGATCGATGTCGGTTCGCTGACGTTCGTCTGCACGAAAACAGGCTTTGCCCCCGACACTTCGAAGATCGTCCTTCAAGCGGGATCGCCGCAACAAATTTCTTTCGGTCTCAACGGTTATCCGTACATCGTTTCCCAACGCATCCTGACCAGGAAGATCGACCAGTACTACCCAAGTCCTCAATATTTTGTCGACGTCTCCGCTTCCGTTTCGGACCCGAACGGAATTGAAGACGTCGATTCGGTCTGGTTTGTCGTGGACTCGACACGATTTGTCATGGTCTATTCCCCGACAACAAACATGTTCCAGACGACGATCTATAAATACAGTTTCCCGACCAACACAATTCAATGGCTTGTCGGAAAACCGCTGACGATCGAATCGACGGACCGTTCCCGCGCGCTCGGGGTCGGCAGCCCGTTCTACGTAACGCGTATCATCGAAGACGAGGCAACGCCGGTCTATCCGTCGTCGCTGAACAATGATACGACCGGATCGCTGCCGATGCTCAAGTGGACACCCCCGAATGTGACGTACAATTTTTCATATACACTTGTCATCTCTCTTGTGAACTCGGGAACGGAACAGGTGTGGTGGACGTACAGCGGTTATGGCTCCATCTACCAGCAATTGCAGTTCCCGAGCGACAGCACCACGCAGCCGCTGCAGGCGGGGAATTATGTGTGGACGATCGCCGTGGTGGACGACTTTGGCAACTATAGCCGTTCAAAAGAATCATCGTTTGTGGTGAAATAG
- a CDS encoding ComF family protein codes for MGGTSFRALLRAIGAPAKEFIFPPLCFSCNARLAETESRICSACWRSIERVGPEDETVQVLRERFSAEGSVDDFISCYYFEEQGVFQQLVHSLKYNAVTRFGAELGSHLGKAIQEHLDESSIDGIIAVPLHKLKQRERGYNQSEFICKGISQTIGRPVMLSLVTRSKYTVSQTHLTAEERKQNVGGAFTIHPRKKGWISGKTLMVVDDVITTGSTIQAMAKLLKEAGAAKIIAASAGLAKLEKNHDA; via the coding sequence ATGGGGGGAACATCATTCCGTGCGCTGCTTCGTGCAATCGGAGCGCCCGCAAAAGAATTTATTTTCCCGCCGCTGTGTTTCTCATGCAATGCCCGCCTCGCCGAAACCGAATCGCGGATATGCAGCGCCTGCTGGCGTTCGATCGAACGCGTCGGCCCGGAGGACGAGACCGTCCAGGTTCTCCGCGAGCGTTTCTCCGCAGAAGGCTCAGTCGACGATTTCATCTCATGCTATTATTTCGAAGAGCAAGGCGTTTTCCAGCAGCTCGTGCATTCGTTGAAATATAATGCCGTGACCCGGTTCGGCGCTGAGCTCGGCAGCCATCTCGGAAAAGCGATCCAGGAACATCTCGATGAATCTTCGATAGATGGGATCATTGCCGTACCTCTTCACAAGTTGAAACAGAGAGAGCGCGGCTATAACCAAAGCGAGTTCATCTGCAAAGGGATCTCCCAGACGATCGGCAGGCCGGTCATGCTTTCGCTGGTAACAAGGTCGAAGTATACTGTCTCGCAGACACACCTCACCGCCGAAGAACGAAAGCAAAATGTCGGCGGAGCTTTCACCATCCATCCCCGGAAAAAAGGATGGATAAGCGGGAAAACCTTGATGGTCGTGGACGACGTTATCACGACCGGTTCTACGATTCAAGCAATGGCAAAATTGTTGAAAGAGGCAGGAGCCGCGAAAATCATCGCTGCTTCCGCAGGGCTGGCAAAGCTGGAGAAAAATCACGACGCATGA
- the uvrB gene encoding excinuclease ABC subunit UvrB, whose amino-acid sequence MPFQLSSDYKPEGDQPEAIRQLTEGLRRGDKYQTLLGVTGSGKTFTISNVITQVNKPVLIMSHNKTLAAQLYAEFKSFFPKDHVEFFISYYDYYQPEAYVPTTDTYIQKDSSVNDEIDRLRLRATSALLSGEPNVIVVASVSCIYGIGAPDEWMKMMVVVKKGERIERNALLRKLLDIYYARNDYEFSRGTFRVRGDVVEVIPAYENEEAIRIEFFGDVIEKISCIDKMDGSIIGEVEYEVIYPAKQFVTTRESLERGIKAIEIEMHECLEEMRSQNLLLEAQRLEQRTRFDIEMMREVGYCSGIENYSRHLAGRPPGSRPYCLFDYFPKDFLLVIDESHVTVPQIGGMYFGDRSRKETLVKYGFRLPSALDNRPLKFDEWEQMVNQVIFVSATPGPYEMEKCKGAFVEQVIRPTGLVDPEVEIRPVKNQIDDLTAEIRKRAAAKERILVTTLTKRMAEDLTEYLADIGIRVEYIHSEIDALQRVEILRNLRLGNFDVLIGVNLLREGLDLPEVSMVAILDADKEGFLRSERSLIQTAGRTARNVNGKVVMYADKITDSMKRMIGETERRREKQISFNKEHHITPKTIYKSYDEVMASTAVADVKSARDARKERETLPLVADSIVKYLTPDQKADLLEELKKEMAKASQDLEFERAAQLRDEIRRLSEGKK is encoded by the coding sequence ATGCCATTCCAACTTTCTTCTGATTACAAGCCGGAAGGCGACCAGCCCGAGGCGATACGGCAGCTGACCGAAGGACTGCGCCGCGGCGACAAGTATCAAACGCTCCTTGGCGTCACCGGGAGCGGAAAAACGTTCACAATTTCCAACGTGATCACGCAGGTTAACAAACCCGTGTTGATCATGTCCCATAACAAAACGCTTGCAGCGCAGCTGTATGCGGAGTTCAAGAGCTTCTTTCCAAAAGATCATGTCGAGTTCTTCATTTCCTACTATGATTATTACCAGCCGGAGGCGTACGTGCCGACGACCGACACGTACATCCAAAAAGACTCATCGGTGAACGATGAGATCGACCGCTTGCGGCTGCGGGCGACAAGCGCCCTGCTCAGCGGGGAGCCGAACGTGATCGTGGTGGCGTCGGTCAGCTGCATTTACGGCATCGGCGCGCCCGACGAGTGGATGAAGATGATGGTGGTCGTGAAGAAAGGGGAGCGGATCGAGCGGAACGCGCTGCTGAGGAAGCTTCTCGACATCTACTATGCGCGCAACGATTATGAGTTTTCGCGGGGCACGTTCCGCGTCCGCGGCGATGTCGTCGAAGTGATCCCGGCGTATGAAAACGAAGAAGCGATCCGGATCGAATTTTTCGGCGACGTCATCGAAAAGATTTCGTGCATCGATAAAATGGACGGCTCGATCATCGGCGAGGTCGAGTACGAGGTGATCTATCCGGCCAAGCAGTTCGTCACGACGCGCGAATCGCTGGAACGGGGGATCAAGGCCATCGAGATCGAGATGCACGAGTGTCTCGAGGAAATGCGCTCGCAGAATCTGCTGCTGGAAGCCCAGCGGCTGGAGCAGCGGACCCGCTTCGACATTGAAATGATGCGGGAGGTCGGCTATTGCAGCGGCATCGAGAATTATTCGCGCCACCTCGCGGGGCGCCCCCCGGGTTCCCGGCCGTACTGCCTGTTCGACTATTTTCCGAAGGATTTTCTGCTGGTGATCGACGAATCTCACGTCACCGTCCCGCAGATCGGCGGCATGTATTTCGGCGACCGGTCGCGGAAAGAGACCCTGGTGAAGTACGGATTCCGCCTTCCGTCGGCGCTCGATAACCGCCCTCTCAAGTTCGACGAATGGGAACAGATGGTCAACCAGGTGATCTTTGTCAGCGCCACGCCGGGGCCGTATGAAATGGAAAAATGCAAGGGGGCGTTCGTCGAGCAGGTGATCCGTCCGACCGGGCTCGTCGATCCCGAAGTGGAGATCCGGCCGGTTAAAAATCAGATCGACGACCTTACCGCCGAGATCCGGAAGCGGGCGGCGGCAAAAGAAAGGATCCTCGTGACGACGCTGACCAAACGAATGGCCGAAGACCTGACAGAATACCTCGCCGATATCGGCATCCGTGTCGAATACATCCACTCCGAGATCGATGCCCTTCAGCGTGTTGAGATCCTGCGCAACCTTCGGCTGGGGAATTTCGACGTCCTTATCGGCGTCAATTTGCTCCGCGAAGGATTGGACCTTCCGGAAGTCTCAATGGTCGCGATTTTGGATGCCGATAAGGAAGGGTTTCTCCGCTCGGAGCGTTCATTGATTCAAACGGCCGGCAGAACCGCGCGGAATGTCAACGGCAAAGTGGTGATGTACGCCGACAAGATCACCGATTCGATGAAGCGGATGATCGGCGAAACGGAACGCCGGCGTGAAAAACAGATCAGCTTCAACAAGGAACATCATATCACTCCCAAAACGATCTATAAGTCGTACGATGAAGTGATGGCATCGACGGCGGTGGCGGATGTGAAATCGGCTCGCGATGCCCGGAAGGAACGCGAAACGCTTCCGCTCGTCGCGGATTCCATCGTGAAATATCTTACGCCCGACCAGAAAGCCGATTTGCTGGAGGAATTGAAAAAAGAGATGGCAAAGGCATCGCAGGACCTGGAATTCGAACGAGCCGCACAGCTGCGCGACGAAATCCGACGGTTGTCGGAGGGGAAAAAATAA
- a CDS encoding L-threonylcarbamoyladenylate synthase, whose amino-acid sequence MRTVHTESPRKAAVFIRQGEIVAFPTETVYGLGANVFDEQALRKIFAAKKRPADNPFIVHVARIEEIELLARRIPHSAEKLIQRFFPGPLTVIVPKQRAVPRAATAGLSTVGIRMPRHPVAHAFLKACGVPVAAPSANLSGSPSSTTWRSVSFDLDGRISCILKGGQTSVGLESTVVDCTGAVPEVLRSGAVTLEQLREIIPSTRIAIPRSAKAAKSPGTKYRHYSPRARVIIVADAAEIGPTTNAAFIGTGALINARRFRFHRILPNVNAYAHELFYFFRLCDAAGVSKIYCQAVEPSGLGLALMDRITRAAH is encoded by the coding sequence ATGAGAACAGTCCACACCGAGTCTCCCCGGAAAGCTGCGGTATTCATCAGGCAGGGGGAAATTGTTGCATTTCCGACCGAAACGGTGTACGGGCTCGGTGCGAATGTCTTTGACGAGCAGGCGCTGCGGAAGATCTTCGCCGCCAAGAAACGTCCCGCCGACAACCCGTTCATTGTTCACGTGGCTCGCATTGAAGAGATAGAATTGCTTGCCCGCAGAATCCCCCATTCCGCCGAGAAGTTGATTCAGCGATTTTTTCCCGGGCCGCTGACGGTCATTGTGCCGAAGCAGCGTGCAGTTCCGCGCGCAGCGACGGCCGGCTTATCGACAGTGGGCATCCGCATGCCTCGTCATCCCGTCGCCCATGCATTTTTGAAGGCGTGCGGAGTCCCGGTGGCGGCTCCGTCGGCAAATCTTTCCGGCTCGCCGAGCTCGACGACATGGCGAAGCGTCTCGTTCGACCTGGATGGCCGGATCAGCTGCATCTTAAAAGGGGGACAAACGTCCGTTGGGTTGGAATCGACGGTTGTTGATTGCACGGGCGCAGTTCCCGAGGTCCTTCGTTCCGGTGCAGTGACGCTGGAACAATTGCGGGAAATTATTCCGTCGACGCGGATTGCGATTCCCCGGTCCGCAAAGGCGGCCAAAAGCCCCGGAACGAAATACCGGCACTATTCTCCCCGGGCGCGCGTTATTATCGTGGCAGACGCAGCGGAGATCGGCCCGACAACGAATGCGGCGTTTATCGGCACGGGAGCATTGATCAACGCCCGGCGATTCCGTTTCCACCGGATTCTCCCGAACGTCAATGCCTACGCCCACGAGCTCTTTTATTTTTTCCGCCTCTGCGATGCCGCGGGAGTTTCGAAGATTTACTGCCAGGCGGTCGAACCGTCAGGACTCGGGCTCGCTCTAATGGACAGAATTACGCGCGCCGCACACTAA
- a CDS encoding DUF2203 domain-containing protein, with protein MGTLLHPKHFTLNEARTKLMAILPLIKEMAGLKKALNEKGFDAYRHTYFGGTGPNGERYYPKELERLVEIVKLLSDDGIQVKGLDQGLIDFPHIRANGEEVYLCFLLGEDDILFWHMIDDGFAGRRPVQEL; from the coding sequence ATGGGAACATTACTTCATCCGAAACATTTCACCCTTAACGAAGCCCGCACGAAATTGATGGCGATCCTTCCGCTCATCAAAGAAATGGCGGGCCTCAAAAAAGCGCTGAACGAAAAGGGGTTCGACGCCTACCGCCACACGTATTTCGGCGGCACGGGGCCGAACGGCGAACGCTATTATCCGAAAGAGCTCGAGCGTTTGGTCGAGATCGTGAAATTGCTTTCGGACGACGGCATCCAGGTGAAGGGGCTCGACCAGGGGTTGATCGATTTCCCTCATATCCGCGCGAACGGAGAGGAAGTGTACCTCTGCTTTTTGCTCGGCGAAGACGATATTTTGTTCTGGCATATGATCGATGACGGATTTGCCGGCCGCCGTCCGGTTCAAGAGCTCTGA
- a CDS encoding MFS transporter, translated as MDEQPSTTHSFWHPSQRPYRYVVLLTVSLLTFGSYFAYDSVGAIAPTLIAALGVGREAIGQMYTLYSVAAILSVFIGGLLIDKIGTRRASLLFSLLVTIGAAIVAVAPNIWILNGGRFIFGWGSESLVVAQSAIFTRWFKGKELAFSFGVGLTVSRLGTLFSFNTEALIAEYFNNYKTALWAAVVFCAISVGANLLFILLDKRGEKVLGLKEEGGGDKIVLADVKKFNPSYWYVTLLCVTFYSAIFPFTALSTDFFNSKWGIPMTAGAEGGFLYQVFYNVIHMFSTAGGTTTIIIFASMVFAPFFGQWVDRFGRRATVMVIGSVFMIPAFLSMAFTMIPPAFPMIILGGAFVMVPAAMWPSIPLIVEENRVGTAFGLTTMIQNFGLALFPWLNGLLRDSTQAYTASMIMFSLLGIIGLVFALLLRKSETGANAHGLETIKTK; from the coding sequence ATGGATGAACAACCCTCAACAACTCATTCTTTTTGGCATCCGTCTCAGAGGCCGTACCGTTACGTCGTCCTTTTGACCGTCAGCTTGCTGACGTTCGGGAGCTATTTCGCGTACGACAGCGTCGGGGCGATCGCTCCGACGCTGATCGCCGCCCTGGGAGTCGGGCGCGAAGCCATCGGCCAGATGTACACGCTGTACAGCGTTGCGGCGATTCTCTCCGTCTTTATCGGCGGATTGCTCATCGACAAGATCGGCACACGAAGGGCAAGCCTTCTTTTCTCGCTCCTCGTGACGATCGGCGCCGCCATTGTCGCCGTAGCGCCGAATATCTGGATCCTCAACGGCGGACGATTCATCTTTGGATGGGGCTCCGAATCGCTGGTCGTCGCCCAGAGCGCTATTTTCACACGGTGGTTCAAAGGAAAAGAGCTGGCGTTTTCATTCGGAGTCGGATTGACCGTAAGCCGCCTCGGCACCCTCTTTAGCTTCAACACCGAGGCGCTGATCGCCGAGTATTTCAACAACTATAAAACGGCCCTCTGGGCGGCGGTGGTGTTTTGCGCAATCTCGGTCGGCGCGAATTTACTCTTCATTTTGCTCGATAAAAGGGGGGAGAAAGTCCTCGGACTGAAGGAAGAAGGGGGCGGGGACAAGATCGTGCTTGCCGACGTGAAGAAATTCAACCCTTCGTATTGGTATGTGACGCTCCTTTGCGTGACGTTCTATTCAGCGATCTTTCCGTTCACCGCCCTGTCGACGGATTTTTTCAATTCCAAATGGGGAATCCCGATGACGGCGGGCGCTGAAGGGGGATTTCTCTATCAGGTCTTCTACAACGTCATCCATATGTTCAGCACCGCCGGCGGCACGACGACGATCATCATTTTTGCCTCGATGGTCTTCGCCCCCTTCTTCGGCCAATGGGTCGACCGTTTCGGACGGCGTGCGACAGTGATGGTCATCGGCTCAGTGTTCATGATCCCGGCATTTTTGTCGATGGCATTCACCATGATCCCGCCGGCATTTCCGATGATCATTCTCGGCGGAGCGTTCGTCATGGTTCCGGCCGCAATGTGGCCCTCGATTCCGCTCATCGTCGAGGAGAACCGCGTAGGGACGGCGTTCGGCTTGACGACGATGATCCAGAATTTCGGCCTGGCGCTCTTTCCCTGGTTGAACGGACTTCTGAGGGATTCAACGCAGGCATATACCGCAAGCATGATCATGTTTTCTCTCCTCGGAATTATCGGACTGGTCTTTGCTCTCCTTCTGCGGAAAAGCGAGACCGGGGCAAATGCGCATGGATTGGAAACGATCAAGACGAAATGA